The genomic region GCATTCAACAACTGGCAGACAACCCGCGTCCGCCGGGTTTCAAGAAACTCTCAGGTCACGAATATTACCGGATTCGGCAGGGTACCTACCGCATCGTTTATGCCGTCCATGATAACGAGCTTGTCGTCTATGTTGTTAAGGTGGGCCACCGTAAAGATGTATATCGGGCGAAAATAATCTAGGGAAAGTAATGCCGCTCGCCAAAACCATGCAATTGTCTATCCTGTGAGCATCAACCTTAAGGCCCCATCCGTCTTGCACCCGATCGCTGGTATCCGGCTAGGCGCCACCTCGGCGGGGATCAAAAAGCCCGGCCGCCGCGACCTGGTTATCATCGAAATCTGCGAGGGTGCAAGCGTCGCCGCGGTGTTCACGCAAAATGCCTTTTGCGCCGCACCCGTTACTGTCGCGCGCGCGCACCTTTCTTCGGCGCCGCCGCGCCTGCTGCTTATCAACACGGGTAACGCCAATGCGGGCACCGGCGCGCAGGGACTCGGCGCTACCCATAACTGTTGTGAGGCGCTGGCGCGGCTGGCGGATTGTTCTGAACAAGAGGTGCTGCCGTTTTCCACCGGTGTGATTGGTGAACCCTTGCCGGTCGCCAGGATTGTGGAGGGGCTGCCTGCGGCCTATGCAAACTTGAGCGTCACCGGCTGGCACGACGCCGCGCACGGTATTATGACCACCGATACCGTCGCCAAGGGGGTGTCGCGCCAGATTGAGATGATGGGGGCGCTGGTCACTGTCACCGGTATCGCCAAGGGCTCCGGCATGATCCGGCCGGACATGGCGACCATGCTGGCCTACATCGCCACCGATGCGGCGATTTCTCATGACGTCTTGCAACAGTGCCTGAACGAGTCCGTTAAGGTGTCGTTTAACCGCATCAGCGTGGACGGCGACACCTCCACCAATGACGCCTGTGTGTTGATCGCCACCGGCCAGAGTTCGCTCGCCCTCATTGACAGTACCGCCCATCCCGCCTACGGCGACATGCTTCGAGTGATTACTGAGGTTTGTGTGGAACTCGCTCAAGCCATTGTGCGCGACGGTGAAGGCGCGACAAAATTTATTACATTGGAGATCAGCGGCGGCGCGAGCGAGGCGGAGTGCGACGCCGTCGCCTACAGCATCGCCCACTCGCCGCTGGTCAAGACCGCGTTTTTCGCGAGCGACCCCAATTGGGGCCGCATCCTCGCCGCCATCGGCCGTTCGGGGGTCGCCGGTCTCGACATCGAAGGCATCACCATTCACCTTGATGACGTGTGCATCGTGCGCAATGGGGCGCGCGCACCGGACTACACCGAGCAGCAAGGCCAGCAAGTCATGCGCCGCGAAGACATCACCGTAAAGGTGGATCTCGGCCGCGGAACGCACGGCGCCACCGTGTGGACCTGCGATTTCTCCTATGATTACGTGCGCATCAATGCCGAGTACCGAACGTAAATATCCGCATGGATGAACATCTGAATCACCAACATGTCGTAGCAGCGGCGATTTTTAACAAACAGGGCGAGGTGTTGCTGGCCTTGCGGCCCGCGCATTTACATCAAGGCGGTTTGTGGGAATTTCCGGGCGGGAAGATCGAGGCGGATGAAGACGTGCGCACGGCGCTTGCCCGCGAACTGCACGAGGAACTGGGGATCACGGTCACTCGCGCCCGGCCGTTGATCCGCATTCCGCATCGTTATCCAGATAAGGCTGTGCTCTTAGATGTGTGGCGGGTGGATGATTTTGCGGGCGAAGCTCACGGCCGGGAGGATCAACGCCTGGAATGGGTGGCGGTGAACCGGCTGCGTGACAAGAGTTATCCTGCGGCCAATCTTCCCGTCATCACGGCGCTGGAATTACCCTCGCTCTATCTCATCAGCGAAGAACCCGCGACGTACCGGGATGTACTAGTGTCGCGGGAG from Gammaproteobacteria bacterium harbors:
- the argJ gene encoding bifunctional glutamate N-acetyltransferase/amino-acid acetyltransferase ArgJ — translated: MSINLKAPSVLHPIAGIRLGATSAGIKKPGRRDLVIIEICEGASVAAVFTQNAFCAAPVTVARAHLSSAPPRLLLINTGNANAGTGAQGLGATHNCCEALARLADCSEQEVLPFSTGVIGEPLPVARIVEGLPAAYANLSVTGWHDAAHGIMTTDTVAKGVSRQIEMMGALVTVTGIAKGSGMIRPDMATMLAYIATDAAISHDVLQQCLNESVKVSFNRISVDGDTSTNDACVLIATGQSSLALIDSTAHPAYGDMLRVITEVCVELAQAIVRDGEGATKFITLEISGGASEAECDAVAYSIAHSPLVKTAFFASDPNWGRILAAIGRSGVAGLDIEGITIHLDDVCIVRNGARAPDYTEQQGQQVMRREDITVKVDLGRGTHGATVWTCDFSYDYVRINAEYRT
- a CDS encoding type II toxin-antitoxin system RelE/ParE family toxin, translated to MGRYRVLIKPSAVKEIESIPQKKDRMRIVNRIQQLADNPRPPGFKKLSGHEYYRIRQGTYRIVYAVHDNELVVYVVKVGHRKDVYRAKII